In Silene latifolia isolate original U9 population chromosome 3, ASM4854445v1, whole genome shotgun sequence, a single window of DNA contains:
- the LOC141646765 gene encoding uncharacterized protein LOC141646765 yields the protein MRIRIRKVAVLLFAVIVATWIYQSHLPPSPRLCGFPGGPRITAPRVKLRDGRYLAYKEIGVPRENAKHKIIFVHGFGNARHDVVIAYRLPQKFFEELGVCIVSFDRPGYGESDPDPNRTLKSMTRDIEDLADQLNLGDKFYLAGFSMGGQTVWGSLKYIPHRLAGAVLIAPVVNYWWDGFPANLSEEAFHKQFPEDKWAQRVVHYIPWLTYWWNTQKFFPGSSVAAGRAALSAQDYRLLSSVPYIAEHRAQVIQQGMYESLHRDMIIGFGKWDFSPMNLSNPIPDKNGAVHIWQGDDDALVPVTLQRYIAQKLEWIQYHEIPGAGHMFSLANGMPEAIIRSLLHATTS from the exons ATGAGGATACGCATCAGAAAAGTTGCAGTACTCTTGTTCGCAGTAATAGTCGCAACTTGGATATATCAGTCTCACCTACCCCCATCACCACGATTATGTGGATTCCCGGGTGGCCCACGAATAACGGCACCAAGGGTAAAGCTAAGGGACGGAAGATATTTGGCATACAAAGAGATTGGGGTGCCAAGGGAGAATGCAAAACATAAGATCATATTTGTTCACGGTTTTGGTAATGCTAGGCATGATGTCGTGATTGCGTATAGACTTCCTCAG AAATTTTTTGAAGAGTTGGGAGTGTGCATAGTTTCTTTTGATAGGCCGGGATATGGAGAGAGTGATCCTGATCCAAACAGAACACTAAAGAGCATGACTCGGGATATTGAAGATCTTGCAGACCAGTTAAACCTCGGTGATAAATTTTATTTGGCTGGGTTTTCCATGGGTGGGCAGACTGTTTGGGGCTCCTTGAAATACATTCCACATAG GCTAGCAGGAGCGGTACTCATAGCACCAGTGGTGAATTATTGGTGGGATGGGTTTCCGGCTAACTTATCGGAAGAAGCTTTTCATAAACAGTTCCCAGAGGACAAGTGGGCCCAAAGAGTTGTTCACTATATTCCATGGCTAACTTACTGGTGGAACACTCAAAAATTCTTCCCTGGTTCAAGTGTTGCTGCTGGAAGGGCTGCATTAAGTGCGCAGGATTATCGACTTCTTTCTTCTGTTCCTTACATTGCAGAACACAGG GCGCAGGTGATTCAACAAGGCATGTACGAGTCCCTCCACCGAGACATGATAATTGGCTTTGGAAAATGGGATTTCAGTCCAATGAACCTCTCGAACCCAATACCAGACAAGAACGGAGCAGTGCACATATGGCAGGGTGACGATGATGCTCTTGTCCCGGTAACACTGCAAAGGTACATTGCCCAAAAACTTGAATGGATTCAGTATCATGAGATACCGGGGGCTGGCCATATGTTTTCGCTTGCAAATGGGATGCCGGAAGCGATTATTAGATCACTGCTTCACGCTACGACATCTTGA
- the LOC141646760 gene encoding uncharacterized protein LOC141646760 isoform X1: MATSAAINEDPGAPESWEVADVEESMKRLLLSPSSSTTNPNNVPIASDELSFADSTASFPAAGESISGGSGGGGGGSGVVLSEDAINQVDQFLREALQNPRERLSVLRMEQDVVKFIRDPMRQQLEFQQLPTSYLRLAAHRVAQHYFLQSMVLLDNSLPDGSGSRIIVRKTTSECRFPRVRLADIPILLPQENSGAVKLAIKQRPDKYSPGSGSGLSGSQKANHSKTVEERKEEYNRARARIFNSANHNGSPSAKPEMEPKKTESLQLAPVERPKVDLRSVPGVSDLSSGRSVVDCNAGSSRPVRSRAEKDPVSRYRPSNRVAIFRDRDNERKDPDFDRSYDRYMQRFDPGFGFTAGPYTVQPMYTPIINYNTEFPQLGVAHRPQISSEPPRPHPQHLPGLWAPPSNPAGLGYGHPETMMAAYSPNHVNARPSTLYLHAPQYTIQPPGMPFIHPHEHISQAYQQSQQQQHDATLGLARPR, encoded by the exons ATGGCGACCTCGGCCGCCATTAATGAAGATCCCGGAGCTCCCGAGTCTTGGGAAGTTGCTGACGTTGAGGAAAGCATGAAGAGATTGTTGCTTTCCCCTTCTTCTTCTACTACTAACCCTAATAATGTTCCGATAGCTTCCGATGAGCTGTCGTTCGCTGATTCGACAGCGAGTTTTCCTGCCGCCGGTGAATCGATTTCCGGCGGATCCGGTGGCGGCGGTGGAGGTAGTGGGGTGGTGTTGTCGGAGGATGCGATTAATCAAGTCGATCAGTTTCTTCGCGAGGCGTTGCAAAACCCTCGCGAAAGATTGTCcg TTCTGCGAATGGAGCAAGATGTTGTCAAGTTCATCCGCGATCCTATGCGTCAACAACTCGAATTTCAACAGCTTCCTACATCGTATTTAAGGCTGGCTGCGCACCGTGTGGCTCAGCATTATTTTCTGCAGTCCATGGTTTTATTAGATAACAGTCTCCCTGATGGATCGGGTTCCAGAATCATTGTCCGTAAGACTACTTCTGAATGCCGGTTTCCTCGTGTTCGCTTGGCGGATATACCTATACTTTTGCCTCAAGAAAACAGTGGTGCTGTTAAACTTGCAATCAAACAGCGACCTGATAAGTATTCGCCTGGTTCTGGTAGTGGTCTTTCAGGCTCTCAAAAGGCTAATCACTCCAAAACCGTTGAGGAACGGAAAGAGGAGTACAATAGGGCTCGTGCAAGAATTTTCAACTCTGCCAACCACAATGGTTCTCCAAGTGCCAAACCTGAAATGGAGCCTAAAAAGACAGAGAGTTTGCAGCTTGCACCAGTGGAAAGACCAAAGGTGGATCTTAGATCTGTTCCTGGTGTTTCTGACTTGAGTAGTGGAAGATCTGTAGTTGATTGTAATGCTGGTAGCAGTCGGCCAGTTAGAAGTAGGGCAGAGAAGGATCCTGTTAGTAGATATAGACCGAGTAATAGGGTTGCTATCTTTAGAGATCGTGATAATGAACGCAAAGATCCTGATTTTGACCGGAGTTATGATAG GTATATGCAGAGGTTTGACCCTGGATTTGGGTTTACTGCTGGGCCGTATACAGTCCAGCCAATGTACACCCCgattattaattataatacagaatTCCCCCAACTTGGCGTGGCTCACAGGCCACAGATTTCTTCTGAACCACCACGGCCCCATCCTCAGCATCTACCTGGTCTGTGGGCTCCTCCGTCAAACCCTGCAGGTCTTGGTTATGGTCATCCAGAGACTATGATGGCTGCATATAGTCCCAATCATGTTAATGCTCGTCCCTCTACTCTATACCTGCATGCTCCTCAATACACTATTCAGCCTCCTGGAATGCCATTCATTCATCCTCATGAACACATTAGCCAAGCTTATCAACAG tcgcaacaacaacaacatgatGCAACTCTTGGGTTAGCCCGGCCCCGTTGA
- the LOC141646760 gene encoding uncharacterized protein LOC141646760 isoform X2, translating into MATSAAINEDPGAPESWEVADVEESMKRLLLSPSSSTTNPNNVPIASDELSFADSTASFPAAGESISGGSGGGGGGSGVVLSEDAINQVDQFLREALQNPRERLSVLRMEQDVVKFIRDPMRQQLEFQQLPTSYLRLAAHRVAQHYFLQSMVLLDNSLPDGSGSRIIVRKTTSECRFPRVRLADIPILLPQENSGAVKLAIKQRPDKYSPGSGSGLSGSQKANHSKTVEERKEEYNRARARIFNSANHNGSPSAKPEMEPKKTESLQLAPVERPKVDLRSVPGVSDLSSGRSVVDCNAGSSRPVRSRAEKDPVSRYRPSNRVAIFRDRDNERKDPDFDRSYDRYMQRFDPGFGFTAGPYTVQPMYTPIINYNTEFPQLGVAHRPQISSEPPRPHPQHLPGLWAPPSNPAGLGYGHPETMMAAYSPNHVNARPSTLYLHAPQYTIQPPGMPFIHPHEHISQAYQQVNHVATTTT; encoded by the exons ATGGCGACCTCGGCCGCCATTAATGAAGATCCCGGAGCTCCCGAGTCTTGGGAAGTTGCTGACGTTGAGGAAAGCATGAAGAGATTGTTGCTTTCCCCTTCTTCTTCTACTACTAACCCTAATAATGTTCCGATAGCTTCCGATGAGCTGTCGTTCGCTGATTCGACAGCGAGTTTTCCTGCCGCCGGTGAATCGATTTCCGGCGGATCCGGTGGCGGCGGTGGAGGTAGTGGGGTGGTGTTGTCGGAGGATGCGATTAATCAAGTCGATCAGTTTCTTCGCGAGGCGTTGCAAAACCCTCGCGAAAGATTGTCcg TTCTGCGAATGGAGCAAGATGTTGTCAAGTTCATCCGCGATCCTATGCGTCAACAACTCGAATTTCAACAGCTTCCTACATCGTATTTAAGGCTGGCTGCGCACCGTGTGGCTCAGCATTATTTTCTGCAGTCCATGGTTTTATTAGATAACAGTCTCCCTGATGGATCGGGTTCCAGAATCATTGTCCGTAAGACTACTTCTGAATGCCGGTTTCCTCGTGTTCGCTTGGCGGATATACCTATACTTTTGCCTCAAGAAAACAGTGGTGCTGTTAAACTTGCAATCAAACAGCGACCTGATAAGTATTCGCCTGGTTCTGGTAGTGGTCTTTCAGGCTCTCAAAAGGCTAATCACTCCAAAACCGTTGAGGAACGGAAAGAGGAGTACAATAGGGCTCGTGCAAGAATTTTCAACTCTGCCAACCACAATGGTTCTCCAAGTGCCAAACCTGAAATGGAGCCTAAAAAGACAGAGAGTTTGCAGCTTGCACCAGTGGAAAGACCAAAGGTGGATCTTAGATCTGTTCCTGGTGTTTCTGACTTGAGTAGTGGAAGATCTGTAGTTGATTGTAATGCTGGTAGCAGTCGGCCAGTTAGAAGTAGGGCAGAGAAGGATCCTGTTAGTAGATATAGACCGAGTAATAGGGTTGCTATCTTTAGAGATCGTGATAATGAACGCAAAGATCCTGATTTTGACCGGAGTTATGATAG GTATATGCAGAGGTTTGACCCTGGATTTGGGTTTACTGCTGGGCCGTATACAGTCCAGCCAATGTACACCCCgattattaattataatacagaatTCCCCCAACTTGGCGTGGCTCACAGGCCACAGATTTCTTCTGAACCACCACGGCCCCATCCTCAGCATCTACCTGGTCTGTGGGCTCCTCCGTCAAACCCTGCAGGTCTTGGTTATGGTCATCCAGAGACTATGATGGCTGCATATAGTCCCAATCATGTTAATGCTCGTCCCTCTACTCTATACCTGCATGCTCCTCAATACACTATTCAGCCTCCTGGAATGCCATTCATTCATCCTCATGAACACATTAGCCAAGCTTATCAACAGGTTAACCACG tcgcaacaacaacaacatga